The window GGCGACGATCCAGGCGCATGCGTTCGCGCTGCACCGGCAGGAATTGTATAGCGCCGTCGATCCCACGAACCCGCACGTGCAGGGCCTCTTGCAAGGCATTCAGGCGCACCTGGCGCAAACGGGCGCGTCCGATCCGGAGCGGCAGGCGTTGATGTATTACGCGCAGATCCTCGATCGCGAGGCGCTGGTGATGACCTTCAACGATCAGTTTCTGACGTTGGGCGTCGTGATCGGCGTGTCGGCGTTCGCGATGTTGCTGATGAAGCCAAGCCCGGCGCGCATGCAGATGATGGCCGACCGCAAAGCCGAAATGGAGATGGCGCACTAAGCGCCGGCGTTACGACGCTTGCTGCTGCGCTTGCGGCTCTGGCGTGCAGAGTGCGCTCTTGATCGCGTCCAGCATGTCGGGACCAAGCGGGGCGGCCTTCGAAGGGAAGGCGCCGACGAGGTCGCCGTTCTTGTCAATCAGGTATTTATGGAAATTCCAACGTGGCAGCGCGCTCTCGCCCAGTTCTTCGACCACCCATTTGTAAAACGGGTGACGCTTGGCGGCGGAATTGATGTCGACCTTGGCCGTCATCGGGAAGGTGACGTGATATTTGCTGTCGCAGAATTCGCGGATTTCCTTTTCCGGGCCAGGCTCCTGGCCGCCGAAATCGTTGCACGGCACGCCGATGACAACGAGGCCCTTGCCGACCTTGGCTTCGTAGAGCGCTTCCAGCTCGCGGTATTGCGAGGTGAAGCCGCACGCGCTCGCCACGTTAACAATGAGCACCGCCTTGCCGGCGTAATCGCTGAGCTTGATCTCGCCGGGCTCACCGAGCTTCGCGAAGGAGATGTTATGGGCGGTGGTCATGGTTTGAATGGCGTTCTGGCCGGAAAGGCGGGCGGTTTAGACCTGATGGCGTCCGGTAGCAATGCATGTGGCGCGTCCGTTTCAGGGATGCTACAGCCCAACACGTGACCGTGAAGTTGCGTTCCTTGATTAACGCGCCTCGAATTTGAGGCCCGGCTCGCGTTGAGCTCTCGCTCCGCGGGTCCGGGATCGCTACA is drawn from Vitreimonas flagellata and contains these coding sequences:
- a CDS encoding glutathione peroxidase yields the protein MTTAHNISFAKLGEPGEIKLSDYAGKAVLIVNVASACGFTSQYRELEALYEAKVGKGLVVIGVPCNDFGGQEPGPEKEIREFCDSKYHVTFPMTAKVDINSAAKRHPFYKWVVEELGESALPRWNFHKYLIDKNGDLVGAFPSKAAPLGPDMLDAIKSALCTPEPQAQQQAS